Genomic DNA from Lagenorhynchus albirostris chromosome 20, mLagAlb1.1, whole genome shotgun sequence:
CCTGGTCACAGGCCCCACAGCCTGCATGACCCCTGTCCCCACTCCTTGTTTCTGCTATAGGAACCGAAGGGAGTGGGCTGGAGAAACTCAGGGAAGAGGGTgcagggggtggggttggggccGGGGACATGCCCCAGGCCTGGCACACGGCTCCCTCCCGATGCAGCTGGGCACCCAGTCCCCATGGCTCTGTGCCCAAGGTCTTGCAGAGGAGCTCCATGCACCACTCCCAGCAAAGGCCTCCCTGCCCAGCCCGCACTCCATTAACCCAGCTTCAAGGGAGACCCCCCACCCCAGAACCAAGTCCAAATTCACAAAAACCTTCCATCTGAGCACAGTGTCTCACAAAGGGATCCCAGTAGCCGTCTATGAAAAGAAATTGGTTCCCCCAGTGCAGTGTGGGGGTGGCCCTGGGGCAGTGGTCGGGACTGAAGTGAGGGCAACAGTGCCTCAAAAGAAAGCCGTAAGGAGCACCGTGGGCTGAGCCTGGCCTTGGCATTTTGCCTCTTCACCTGCAAGTCTGGGTGTTGGGTGGATGGCATTGAAATGTCGAGACCTCGTCCATCACCCTGAGTGACCCTCAGCCCGAGTGCTCATCCGTCAGACAGCCGACAGCCCTCCCGTCCCCACTATGGCCACCACTGCCTTGGAGGCCAGGGCTGGACTCAGACAGAAGGCGCACTCAGCTCCTGGCATCCAGGGCCATAGCAGGAGCGCCGGCTGCTCTTCCTGGTCCTCCCGTcatttcccacccctccccctcctttctcccccccatccctccccttttctccttcctcctcccttctccactCCCCCGACTGGCTCCTCAGGCCAGGAAGGCGGTAGCCCCAGGTGAGGCCTCCAGGTTTCAGGAGCTCGGTCTGGAGCTGATGCTTGCAGAGTGGACAGGGACACTGTCACGATTTTCTCAAGTGGTGGCctgtgtccccctccctccctggttaTGTGTAAAGTAGCTCTGTGCACAGCTCTGGTGGTCCCCCGCTCAGGATGAGAAGATGCTATCATCCAGGGCGTCCAGTGCAGGCTGTTGGGGGACTGGGGGCCCTGACAATGGGAGAAGGACGCCCAGGCAGAGGCCCACGCCCACACTGGCACCTGTGGGGGCCTGAGATTCTGGGGCAGGCAGGGAAGGGACGGGATGCAGGCAGCGGAGCAGCCCACGCTGGTGCCGACAGCACCTGTGCCCACCCCAGGGGGGCCCTGCAGGACCAGGCCCCTCACCACAGGCCCAAGAGCATCTCAGGCTCCAACTGTGTTGGGGAGTGTGGGAGTTAAGGTCAAAGGGCCCCAGCGCCCGGGGGTGAACATccacccggggcttccctggctcTGTTCCCGATGACCTGCCCCCCACGGCATCCACACTGCCAGATCTCCAGCAAAGCCCTGTGGCCTTAAGCGTCGGATACCATGAGGGAATCTGCAGAGTGAACCCCGGGTTCTgagccctcctccctgcctttgaACTGTTGGAAAAGAGTCAGCATGCGGAGCAGCCCCAGCCTCCCAGCAGGATGTGAGAGCAGCCAGACCTGTGGACACGCCTGGTCAGTGCCTTCCTGGAGTCAGGGGACGGGAGACCTGGTCGGTGCCTTCCCCAGGTCACAGGGGGTGGTGGTGACCTGGTCAGTGCCTTTCTGGGGACAGGGGAAGCTGGCCGAAAGGGTTCCGATGACCTATAGAAGCAAGACGATCCAGAGTGAACATGGCTGTGAGGATGTCCCTTTCTCTCGAGGGGCCCTGCCGGCTGCCCCTCCCTCAGTACATGTTGCCAGGTGGGGAAGCCCCAGGTGGCTGGGACAGAACTGGAGGTGAGGAAGCCTGCACTCACTCCCGTTGGAGGCCAAGGTGATGAGGATGGGAAGGGGggtgcccctgccccccacagccTGCGGGCAGCActgccctccccgcccctgcccaTCTGAGCAAGGCCTATGGCCCTGGCCCCACAGGCGCGTGACTCTGAGAGACGGTCACCATCGGAGCTGCCCGTTCTTAATCCGAGTTTACCCAGAACAGCTGCTCTTTCGTCATAAAACAGTGCCTGCCCTGAGGGAGGGCAGCGTGGGCAGGACGGAGAGGCCAGGAGGACATGAGGACAGGAGCCCTCACGCAGGGCAGCTGGAAGGAGCGGCAGATGCACAGTCCTCCGGGAACAGTCCAGAGGTTCCAGAGCAGCAACGCCTCCACACAGACGCGCACACGGGCGGCCGCGGCGGCCCTGTTCATTTGGAGAAAATGTGGCAGCAGCTCAAATGCCCAAAACCGACACGTGTTCATCCAACGGGGCGTATTCAGCTCTGCCCAAGCTGTGCGGCCGGGCGTCTGTTCCCGGAATGTGGTGGGTGAGGCTCCTCCACGCGGTGGGAGGCCTTCCAGCAAAACTGGAGGTTTCCGGGAAAGAAAGAATTCTACCCCAAGGCTGCAGCATCTtctcctgcctgagtttccagcccaCCACCCCATCGATGGACCTCAGACGTGCCAGCCCCTTAATCGCTGAACCAGTTCCTTCATGGAACCTCCCATTATTCATGTCTGTCCTCACTGGTCAGTTTCTCTGGAGCTCCCTGCCTGACAGACGTCTTGAGACTGGATTGTgaggatggttgcacaactctgtctTTTCACTGAAAATCATTACTTGAACTTTAAGCGGGTGAGTTTGATGGTGTGAGACTGTCCCCAGTAAAGCTGTAGCATTTGAACAGGAGCCCTCACCTGCTAGAGCCGGTTCTAGACATGCCCCGGTTGGCCCCTCACCCCAGGACTCTCTGCTGTCCAGCTTGCCAAGGGCTGGGCACCATTCCTGATGGGCTGGTAACTGCGGGTCTTGAGCCAGACTAGGCCTCCATAAATCACCCGTCCCTTACTGGTTGGTCCCGGGGGCccggggtgaggggagagggagaggctgtGGGTGGTGGACCCAGGGAGGTCGGCCAAGCCACAGTAGGCCAGCAGGAGTCTCCttgtggctgtgtgtgtgggtACACAGGCGTGAGAGCCTGCCTAACATTTTTAAACACTCTGAAACACTCAGGGTGTCATCATGAGGCTCCCCAGAGGCTGGGCACTTCCAAGCGGAAGATCGAGGACAGCCCCTGCCGCTGTCCCAGGCCTGGCGGTGGAGGCTCGCCCAGCCCACCTGGGAGCATTAACCAGGGTACTCAGGTCTTAAGTTTGGAGCCAAAAATGTAACTTTTTCAGCATCACTCCGAGAAACAGCACACAGAGCACCTTCACACATACAGATGAATGGGGGCTGCAGGGCCATTTCTGGGGGTCTCAGTTTTCTAAGTTTGGGGGCTTCTCAACACATCCTGGAATCAGGATTTGGGAAGCAGAGACCCAGGGTCTTGGTCAAGGTACGAACTTTGGGCTGTTTACTTCCAAAAACATTTGGGGTCCCAAGTTGCACTGGTGGCCTCGGACCCCATACTTAGgggccagtggggagggaggtgtaGATCTCCACCTGCCCACACGTTAGGATCCTGTCAGGGTCTTGAAAGGGGTCCAGGAGGGCCTGGCTGGTGGTGAGTCTGATGTGTAGCCAAGGCCGAGGCCCAGCTGTGAGATGTGAGCTGGGGCCTCAGTGTGGAGTGTGCAGGCCGCTGGACGgttgggtaggggtggggagaggtccaACATCTCTCCCTGTGGGCGGGCTCTCTACAGGCGGGGTCCAGTGGCCTTGACGTCCACAGGAGGCCCAGCTCGGATGCTGCACACAAGAGGCATGAGATAAACCCCTACGTGTGTTGTGTGATCCACCCCCcacctgacccccaccccccccccaggtctggggagggagaggcaggtgaGCTGCTGAAGGGAGAGGAATTCTGGCTCATGGTTTCAGTTTAGGTGCCGAGTTCCTGCCCTGGAGTGAtgccccagctgcccctcctccctgagCAGCTTGAGGCTGGtggctccctgccccaccccagggtcTCAGGCCCCACATCCAGGGCCCAGCTCAGGCCTGATGGCGCCCGCCCACCATGTCAGGAAGGCTGAATGGCTGGACGTGTCTCCTCCCCAGCCAGGTGGACAGGCTCATCCAAGTGCGGGGGGACGTCCTAGGGGTCCTGCCTCCGTTGACATCCCACCCACACTGCTGCGGCAGGACAAGGCTCGAAGAGCTCAGAGTTTATTGTTCCAGGTGCTGAAGCTGTGAGGGATGGAGCCACATGGGAGCcgggagggatggggagagggcCATGCACCAGCCAAGAGGAGGGTCCCAGGCAGGCAGCCTGTGTGCCTACATGCTGTCGCCTGCCAGTGTGTGCCCCGCCACGCGTCACGTAGGCGCTCACGTCTGCGGGGGGCAGTGAAGACTCCACTCACCACCGTCTTCAGAAGCTGGTCCTGGGCCTGAGCCTCCTACAGACCCTCACAGATGGACGGGGCAGGGGGGCATTACGGGAATGTGGCTGCGCTGATGGAGCTGAAGTgagtgatgggggagggagagcagggaactttctggaagaggactgaggaagggaggcaggcagtGGGGGAGTCCAGGAGTGACCTGGGCTCTGGgggccactccccacccccactccagcgCCCACGTGGAGGCTGGGGACGCTCAGGTGCAGAGCCCCCTAGGGGCGGCCTGGGACAGCGCGATGGTCTCGCTGGCCTGCTGGCTGCTGGAGGACAGTGAGTGGCCTGAGCTGCGCTGGCAGCCGGTGCGGGCCTGCGGGAAGCTGTGGGTACCCCCGGGCCGGTGGGCGCCCCTGCCTTGGAGCGAGCGCTGGCGGTAGTCGCGGTAGTTCTTAGTGAGCAGCGTGTAGAGGAAGGGGTTTACGCAGCTGTTGCTGTAGGTGAGGCAGGTGGTCAGGTAGTTGACGATGCGGGCGGAGCGGGGCGTGAGCGGCGGGGTCCCGCGGTACTGGGTGAGGAGCTGCCACAGCCAGAAGGGCAGGAAGCAGGCCCAGAAGAGCAGCACGATTCCCAGGATGAGGTAGAGCACCCTGGGGTTGGGTAGCCGCCGCGTCTGCGTGAAGGAAGCCCGCTGCGACTGCCAGTAGGCCCGGGCCAGGCGGACGTAGAGCAGCCCGATGACCACGCCGGGCCCCACAATGCTGGTCCCGAAGAGTAGTGTCAGGTAGGTGCGGTGGGCGCGCTGGCCCCAGGCCGGCAGGCAGAGGCTCTTGTGGCCCCTGCGGACCAGCCGGATGGCCAGCATCATGGGCAGTGCCAGCAACAGCGCCAGCAGCCACGTGCCCAGCGCCAGGACCTTGCGGTAGCCCTTGGAACGCTGCACCATGTCCAGTGGCCTCACCACGGCAGTGTAGCGCTCACTGCTCATGAGGGTCAGGGTGAAGATGCTGGCGTGCATGGTCAGGAAGTCCAGGCTGAAGAGGACACGGCAGCCCACGTCGCCGAAGTGCCACGCCTTGGTGACGTAGGTGGCCACGATGAAGGGGATGCTGAGCAGGTAGAGCAAGTCCGCCAGCGCCAGGTTGATGACGTAGACGTACATGGAGGCCGAGGTGTGCAGGAAGCGACACATGACAGCCAGCGTGTACAAGTTGCCCACCACGCCAACCACGCCCATGGCCGAGAGCACCACCCCAATGGTGCCCGTGGCCACCAGGTCCTCCAGGGAGCTGGGCTCCGCTGGGCTGGCCCACGAGGTGTTGAGAGAGGCATTGGGGGCGCCAGGCGGCTCGGGCATGGTGCTGCCTGTCGTAGCCAGCACAGGGAACCTGCTCAACGGCTCTGGACTCAGCACCGTCTCTGCTGCCTCACACTGGGCTTGGGGCTGGGGCCTGCTGCTCCTTTAGGCAGAGAAGGGGCATCTGTGGATGACAAGCTCGTCCTGCGGGAGAGGATGCCCATTAAAGATGCAGGTCAGGcaccccctcccactcccaggaGGCTGTGAGAGGACACAGTTCCCACTGGGCTAGGGAGGCCTGCAGAGGGATGGGGTTCGCCAACTGCAACACCCCCTTGGGGACTCTTCATTCAAAACTCTAACACTCTGCCTCGCTTCCCCAGCTATGTAGAGGGACCACCTAGACCAGCTGCTCCCCGTGCGTGCCCCAGCAGCACCCCCACCCTGGGCCTCAATGCAAGTCCAAAGGCCTCTGGGCTGGCTGGACTTTTCTGAAAACCAGAGCACAGCAGGCAGACTGCAGGGGTGGGGTCAGCAGTGGATGGAACCAGGAGTCCTCCCTAGGCCTCctcacttcctcatctgtgaagggCAGGGTGACGGTGCTAACCCCTGCGTCCTTTCTCCCAATTTATTTCTcctgtatgtttaaaaaaaaaaatttgttcggATTGCAAAAGTAGTATCTGCTGACTTTAAAGTTCAAATAGGAAAATATGTTTGGTAAAGAGGGGAAAGCCCTTGTAATCTCTCTTTATCTACGTGGGGAAAATGAGCCTTAATGCCTACCTCCCACCACACGTGAAAATAATTCAAGATGGACTGTGCACCTGTATGTAAcagagtaaattaattaattaatcaagttctggaagaaaggagaatatctgcatgaccttgggtaggcaaagatttctcaaaaaaaaaaaaaaaagaacaagaaatactTGCAATAAAAGACCCATCAAGTGGATTTCATTACAATTAAGAACTTCACTGAGAGAGTAAAAAATGTAAACCATGGACTAGGAAAAGATTATCAGAAGACatatatcagggcttccctggtggtacagtggttgagagtccgcctgccgatgcaggggacacaggttcgtgccccggtccgggaagatcccacatgccgcggagcggctgggcccgtgagccatggccgctgagcctgcctgtccggagcctgtgctccgcaacgggaaaggccacaacagtgagatgcccgcgtaccgcaaaaaaaaaaaaagaagacatatatcAGACAAAGAACTAGtaatcaaaatatatgaaagaactACAAATCAATAAAGACTAATGactcatttgggaaaaaaagaaaaaagacaagattTGAATAGGAAATTCTCAAAAGAGGATGtccaaatggccaagaagcacatgaaaggatgctcaacatcattagtcatccaGGAGATTAGGGTAAAAACCTCTGCACCCCCACCAGGATGGCTGGAATCAAAAAGGCAGATCCCAAGTGCTGcgaggatgtggaggaaccaGACTCCTGAACTGCTGGAGGGGCCATAGAATGGTgcagcccctgtggaaaacaatctggcaccatcaaaaaaaaaaagttggacacATGCATGTCCTCtcatccagcagttccactcttaGGTTTGTGTCCAAGAGAAATGAGTGCAAATGTCCACAAAAAGCAAGAATGAAAATGTTCACAGCAGGCAGGAGCTGGAAACCACCCAACTGTCCATGAATAGTAGcgtggataaagaaactgtgaccCCTCCATAAAAATGTTCTGAGATGATGAAGAAGATGGAATTACCCTACAGTCAACAACTTGATGAAACTCAAATATGCTatgttgagaaaaacaaaacaaaacaaaaaaacagacacaaagagtACACTGTGATTCCATTTACCTGAAGTTCTGGAGCAGGCAAAATCTCTATGATAGCTGTTGCCGGGGTGTCAACTGGTAGGGGGCGCTGGAGAGCACTCTGAGGGATGGACTTGTGCTGTGTCCTCaagtggtggtggttacacaggtgtagACACGTGTAAAAACTAACGGAGTTGCACGCCTATGACCCTTGCTGTGTGAAAAT
This window encodes:
- the UTS2R gene encoding urotensin-2 receptor — protein: MPEPPGAPNASLNTSWASPAEPSSLEDLVATGTIGVVLSAMGVVGVVGNLYTLAVMCRFLHTSASMYVYVINLALADLLYLLSIPFIVATYVTKAWHFGDVGCRVLFSLDFLTMHASIFTLTLMSSERYTAVVRPLDMVQRSKGYRKVLALGTWLLALLLALPMMLAIRLVRRGHKSLCLPAWGQRAHRTYLTLLFGTSIVGPGVVIGLLYVRLARAYWQSQRASFTQTRRLPNPRVLYLILGIVLLFWACFLPFWLWQLLTQYRGTPPLTPRSARIVNYLTTCLTYSNSCVNPFLYTLLTKNYRDYRQRSLQGRGAHRPGGTHSFPQARTGCQRSSGHSLSSSSQQASETIALSQAAPRGLCT